The following DNA comes from Hyphomicrobiales bacterium.
TCGGCTGCGACGCTCGACGACGTAAAGGCCAAGGGCTTCATCCAGTGCGGTGTGAGCCAGGGTCTCCCGGGCTTCTCGAACCCCGACGACAAGGGCAACTGGACCGGCCTCGACGTCGACTTCTGCCGCGCGATGGCTGCTGCTGTTTTCGGCGATGCGACCAAGGTGAAGTTCACCCCGCTGTCGGCCAAGGAACGCTTCACGGCTCTGCAGTCGGGTGAAATCGACGTCCTGCCGCGCAACACGACCTGGACCATGAGCCGCGACACCGCTCTCGGCCTGAACTTCGCCGGCGTCAACTACTACGACGGTCAGGGCTTCATGGTTCGCAAGTCGCTTGGCGTTGCCTCGGCTCTCGAGCTTTCCGGCGCCAGCGTGTGCACGAACACCGGCACCACCACCGAGCTGAACGTCGCTGACTACTTCCGCGCCAACAACATGCCGTACGAAATCGTCGCCTTCGAAAAGGCCGACGAAGTTGTGCAGGCCTATGACGCCGGTCGTTGCGACGTCTACACCACGGACGCCTCGGGCCTCTATGCGCAGCGCCTGAAGCTGACCAGCCCGGACGAGCACACCGTTCTGCCGGAAATCATCTCCAAGGAGCCGCTCGGCCCGGTCGTCCGTCAGGGCGATGACCAGTGGTTCAACATTGCCAAGTGGACCCTCTTCGCGCAGGTCAATGCCGAAGAAATGGGCGTCACCATGGCCAACGTCGACGAGATGAAGGGTTCCGACAACCCGAGCATCAAGCGCATGCTGGGCACCGAAGGTGCGTTCGGCGAGCCGCTCGGCATCGGCAACGACTGGGCCTACCAGATCGTCAAGCAGGTCGGTAACTACGGCGAGATGTTCGACCGCAACGTCGGTCCGGAAACCCCGCTCGGCATCGCTCGCGGCGTCAATGCGCTGTGGTCGAAGGGCGGCCTGCAGTACGCCCCGCCGATCCGCTAATCCGCGGCGATCCAACGGACTTCTCCGGGCGGGGAAACCTGCCCGGAAGAAGCCTCCGAGTGGGCGGCGGATAAATTCAGAACCGGACACGCTGTCATTTAGAAATAGCGCGCCGGACCAATCACTTGATCCGCCTCCTGCATAATCCACGACCCCGTCCAGGTGGGGCGGGTGTGGGCCGTGTGAGGGGATATGGCTGTGGCAGACAAACGGGGACAGGAAGATGTCCCGAAAGTCGCGTGGATCAACGATCCGAAGATCCGCGGCTTGCTCTATCAGGCGCTTCTCGTAATCGGGATCGTCTTCATCGGTTACAACATCGTAACCAACGCGATCATCAACCTCGAACGCCAGAACATCGCATCGGGGTTTGGATTTCTCGACAATACGGCCGGCTTCGCCGTTACGCAGTCGCTGATCGACTATTCCGAGGAATCGAGTTACGGCCAGGCATTTCTCGTCGGCTTCCTCAACACGCTGCTGATTGCCATCATCGGCATCTTCTTCGCCACCGTGTTGGGCTTCGTCATCGGCATCGCACGGCTGTCCTCGAACTGGGTGATCTCCCGTATCGCCTATGTCTACATCGAGGTCGTCCGCAACGTTCCTCTGCTTCTTCAGATCTTCTTCTGGTACTTCGCGGTTCTGCGTGCGGTGCCCAATCCGCGCAACAGCGTCGAGATTCCAGGAAGCATCTTCCTTAACAATCGCGGTCTGTTCATGCCGAGACCCGTCATGGGTGACGGCGCCGGCGTCGTCGGGATCGCGGTCCTTGTTGCGATAGCCATAATCATCGTGATGGCGCGCTGGGCTCGTAAACGTCAGATGGCGACCGGCCAGCAGTTCCATACCTTCTATGTCTCGCTCGGCATTCTGTTCGGCCTGCCGCTGATCGCCTTCTTCGCGATGGGCATGCCGATTACGCTCGATTTCCCGGCGCTCAAGGGCTTCAATTTCGCCGGCGGCATGAAGGTCATCCCCGAATTCGTCGGCTTGCTGCTCGCGCTTTCGATCTATACCGCGTCCTATATCGCGGAAATCGTCCGTGCCGGCATTCTCGCCGTCAGCCACGGTCAGACCGAGGCGTCCTATTCGCTGGGCCTGCGGCCGAGCCCGACGCTGCGTCTGGTGATCATTCCGCAGGCCATGCGCGTGATCATTCCGCCGCTGACCAACCAGTATCTCAACCTGACCAAGAACTCGTCGCTCGCGGTCGCGATCGCCTATCCCGATCTCGTCTCCGTGTTCGCCGGTACGGTTCTCAACCAGACCGGTCAGGCCGTCGAGGTGCTTTCCATCACGATGCTGGTCTACCTGGCGCTCAGCCTGCTGACCTCGTTGTTCATGAACTGGTTCAATGCCCGTATGGCATTGGTCGAACGGTAAGGGGGCGGAGTCATGTCGAATACCGATCTCAGCTACGTCCGAACCGAGTTCAGCGACAGCCTGCCGCCGCCGTCGACGCAAGTCGGCGTCATCGGCTGGATGCGCGCCAACCTGTTCTCAAGCGTGTTCAATACGGTCCTCACGCTGTTCGGCATTTATCTGATCTATCTGCTGGTGCCGCCGCTAATCCAATTCGCGCTTGTTGACGCGACATGGGAAGGCGACGGGCGCGAGTCCTGCCTTGCCAATCATGGCGCCTGCTGGGCCTATGTGGATGCGTATTTCTCGCAGTTCATCTACGGCCGCTATCCGGATCCGGAACGCTGGCGGGTGGACATCGTGTTCGCCTCGGGCATCCTGCTTCTGGTCCCGATGCTGATCCCGAAAGTCCCGTTCAAGCGGGAAAACGCGATCCTGCTCCTCGGCGTCTATCCGGTGCTGGCCTTTGTCCTGCTGACCGGAGGCAATCTGGACCTCGATGGCTTCCTGCTTCCCGACGCCGTGATGGCGCCGTCGACGCTGAAGTTCTGGGTCGATTTCCTGATCATTGCGGCCGCGGCCGTCGGTCTGACCAAGGTCATCACCAGAATGGCGGAGTCCGAGAGCAACGCTCCGGCAATCGCCATTGCGGTGATTTTCGCACTGATCGCCGTCGTCATGGTGGTCATCGATATCGACTTCGGCATGCGGACGGTTGAAACCGACAAGTGGGGCGGCCTGCTGGTTACGCTCGTCGTTGCCATTACCGGCATCACGGCGTCGTTGCCGCTCGGCATCCTGCTGGCACTCGGGCGGCGTTCCAAGCTGCCGGCCGTTCGTCTGTCCTCGGTGATCTTCATCGAGTTCTGGCGCGGCGTGCCGTTGATCACCGTGCTGTTCATGTCGAGCGTGATGCTGCCGCTGTTCCTGCCGGAGGGCGTGACCTTCGACAAGCTGTTGCGTGCACTGATCGGTGTCGCGCTGTTCTCGGCCGCCTATATGGCCGAGGTGGTGCGCGGCGGTCTGCAGGCGATCCCGAAAGGCCAGCATGAAGGCGCCCAGGCGCTTGGTCTGACCTACTGGCAGATGATGGGTCTCATCGTCCTGCCTCAGGCTCTCAAGCTGGTCATCCCGGGCATCGTCAACAGCTTCATCGCGCTGTTCAAGGACACCACGCTGGTCCTGATCATCGGCCTGTTCGATCTGCTCGGTCAGGTGCAGTCGTCGTTCACCGACCCGAAATGGTCCACGCCGTTCACCAGCCACACCGGCTACCTGTTTGCGGCGCTGATCTTCTGGGTCTTCTGCTTCAGCATGTCGCGCTATTCCATCTTCATGGAGAAGCGCCTGCACACCGGCCACAAACGCTGATTAACGACGGGCGCCGCTTCGAGCGGCGCCCGCTTCGCAAAAAGTTCAAGGGGAACCGAAACCATGACCGAACAAAGCGCGGAAGCGACCGGCGGCACCCGATCGAAATTGGAAATTTCCGAAACCGAAGTCGCCATCGAGATGGTCGACGTCCACAAGTGGTACGGCGATTTCCACGTGTTGCGTGATATCAATCTGAAGGTGATGCGCGGCGAGCGTATCGTCATCTGCGGCCCGTCGGGCTCTGGCAAGTCGACCATGATCCGCTGCATCAACCGTCTGGAAGAGCACCAGCGCGGCCAGATCATCGTCGACGGCATCGAGCTGACCGACGACCTCAAGCGGATCGATGAGATCCGCCGTGAAGTCGGGATGGTGTTCCAGCACTTCAACCTGTTCCCGCATCTGACCATTCTGGAGAACTGCACGCTGGCGCCGATCTGGGTTCGCAAGATGCCCAAGAAGGAAGCCGAAGACATCGCGATGCACTATCTGGAGCGCGTGAAGATCCCGGAGCAGGCGCTGAAATATCCTGGCCAGCTTTCCGGTGGCCAGCAGCAACGCGTGGCGATCGCCCGCAGCCTGTGCATGAACCCGCGCATCATGCTGTTCGACGAACCGACTTCGGCGCTCGATCCGGAAATGATCAAGGAAGTGCTGGACGTCATGGTCGGTCTTGCCGAAGAAGGCATGACCATGCTGTGCGTCACGCACGAAATGGGCTTTGCCCGCCAGGTCGCCAACCGCGTCATCTTCATGGATGCCGGCCAGATCGTCGAACAGAACGAACCTGAAGCGTTCTTCAACGATCCCAAGCACGACCGCACCAAGCTGTTCCTGAGCCAGATTCTGCACTAGCCGGAACAGGGGCGACTCGGACACACTGTCAGGCGGAGCGGCGCCATGCGTGCCGTTCCGGTAATTGCTGGGGGGCAATTGCAATAGGCCGGGCGAAGCGGCCCCGAAGGGGTCGGGGCACATTCCGTCGGGTCGAGGGACGGAAGGGCATACGGTGTCGAAAAGCTTCCGACTGAGCGGCTATGTCAGCCACGTAGGTCGCAAACTCGCCTTGGGCGTATCCGATGGCGACGTTTTCAATGCAGCGGTTCAACTTGACGAAACCATCGATGACGGCGCGGCCGTCACCCCGCTGATCGGCACCTATCCCGGTGCTCTTGAGTCGATCAATGTCGAGATCGGCAAGCTGCGCCTCAAGCTGCAGGCGACCCATCTCAGCAAGATCAGCAAACGCATCGACGAGCCTTACGCCTATATCCTGGAAGCCCAGCTCATCCATGCCGATGACGATGGCGCGCATATGCGCGGTACGCTAGAAATCATCCTGATGCAGCGCACCGACGCGGCGCCGCTGGACGACGACGACTCCCTCGCACCTCCGATGATTGCCCACTACAAGGACAAGCACTGGCGCATCTGGCTCGCCGTCGAAGGCGGCGCAACCGACAAGATCGAAGGTCCGCTGAACCTGTAACGCGCTTTCCCGAGGCGAAGGTGTTCGTCAGCGAAAAGTCGGCAGGCGGTTCGGATGCGAAAAGGCACGCAACAGGCCGACTCGCGGAGTCGCGTGGCCACATCTGTTTTTTAGAAACCGGGCAGGGCGCATAAACAATGCATGCGGGATGCATGTGTCGGCGCGCAGTGGTCGCTAACGCTGGCTCCGGCGTCTGCCCGCATTCGGCTGAAAACTAAGGGGAATCGGGAGGGGGGCTGCCTATTCGCCGGTTTCGATCGGCTTGCCGGCGACCACCCACTCCGTCCATGAGCCGTCGTACAGCGAATGGTCGTGGTGTCCGATCACTTCGAGCGCGAAGTTAAGCAGCGACGCGGTCACGCCCGATCCGCACGACGTGATGATCGGCTTGGACAAGTCGATGCCGGCCTCGGCAATGGCTGCACGGATACCGTCATTGTCCTTGAGCTGGCCGTCGATGGTCAGAAGATCGGCGCCGGGCAGGTTGATCGCGCCCTTCATGTGGCCGGACGCAACGCCCTCGCGCGGTTCGGGATCCTTACCGATGAACCGGCCGTGGGCCCGGGTGTCGACGACTTGCGCCGAGCCGGTCGCGAGCGCCTTTTCCACATCGTCCATGTCGCGCACGCCGCCATGATCGAAACGCGCCGTGAAGTGCCGTTCCTGGCGTTTGACGAGACCGAAATCGAGCGGGCGTTGCTCGTCGTCCCATTTCGGCAGGCCGCCTTCGAGAATGACCACATCGGTGACGCCCATCAGCCGGAACGTCCACCACACGCGCGGTGCGGAGATGTAGCCTTCGCCGTCATAGATGACGATTTTCTGACCGTCGCCGATGCCGAGCTTGCGCATCTTGGAAGCGAAAACGGTGGTGTTCGGCAGCATGTGCGGCAGCGTCGACGCGGTGTCGGCGATATCGTCGATGTCGAAATAGACCGCACCCGGCAGATGCTCTTCGAGGTATTCCTCGTAGCCGTTGCGCTTGGTGATTTCGAGATACCAGGACCCGTCGATCAGCACCACGTCGGGTGACTCGATGTGTTCAGCGAGCCAGTCGGTCGAGACGAGGTGCTTGCGCGTCATGTGGTATCTCCCTGAAATTGATGGCCTTGAGGCCATTCTTTCGCGGCCGTGCAGGAGGCCGCCTGTTGAACCCAAATGATATGGACCGGAGGGCAGGTGGGGGCAAGGGCTCAGACGACGCAGCCGATCAGGCGGTGTCGCCGGTCTCCTCGAGGCGGATGCGCACCCGGCGGTTCTGCTTGCCCTTCTTTTCGATCTTGGTGACGGAAATCCGGCCGATTTCCCCCGTGGCCGCCACATGCGTCCCGCCACAGGGCTGCAGATCGGCATCCTCGCCGACACGGATCAGACGAACCCGGCCGCTACCCATTGGCGGTTTGACGCTCATGGTCTTCACCAGCTCCGGCTGTGCGGCCATTTCCTCGTCGCTGATCCACTCGAACGACACCGGCAGGTCTTCGGCAATCAGTTCGTTGACCTTTTCCGTAACTTCGTCCTTGTCGATGCCCGCTTCGGGAATGTCGAAATCGAGGCGCCCGTCGCCGTCGCTGATCTGGCCGCCGGTTACGGGATAGGGCAGCACGGCCGACAACAGATGCAGCGCGGTGTGCACGCGCATATGTCGATAGCGGCGCGGCCAGTCCACATGGCAGACGACCTTCTCGCCCGCCTCCGGCATCGTCGAGCCTTCCGCCGGCACATGGACGATCTCTTCCTTGCTCTCACCATAGACCGTGGTCGCGATCGCAATCGTCGACCCGTCGGCGCGTTCGAGCGAGCCGCTATCACCCAGCTGACCGCCGCCTGTCGGATAGAAGATCGTCCGGTCGAGCACGATGCCGCCGCGATCATTGACCCCGACAACCGTTGCTTCGCACGTCGTCAGATAGGAATCTTCGCGGAAAAGCTGGGTCGTCACGCTGCTCATGGGAGGCCTCGAAAGCTGGACCGGGCGGGTCTTCCGCGGCGCGCGATGTGCCGCTGTCAGGCTGCCGGCTCGAACGGAATGGACAAGGCTTCCTTTGTCGCAAGCCAGTTCGGCACCGGCAACCCCTTTTCCGTCAGGAAGGCGGGGTTGAATAGCTTCGAGGCGTAGCGCGTGCCGTAATCGCAAAGGACCGTCACGATGGTGTGGCCGGGCCCGAGTTCCCTGGCCATGCGGATTGCGCCGGCGATGTTGATGCCCGACGAGCCGCCAAGGCACAGTCCTTCCTGTTCGACGAGATCGAAGATGATCGGCAGCGCTTCGTTATCGCCGATCCGATAGGCGAGATCGACCGGCGCACCCTCCAGATTCGCGGTGATCCGGCCCTGGCCGATCCCTTCCGTGATCGACGAGCCTTCCGAGGCGAATTCGCCGGTTGTGTAGTAGCTGTAGAGCGCCGCGCCCATCGGGTCGGCGAGGCCGATCTTGATCGCCGGATTGAACTCTTTCAGCCCCATGCCGACGCCGGCGAGCGTACCGCCCGTGCCAACCGCGCAGATGAACCCGTCGATCTTGCCGTCGGTCTGCTGCCAGATCTCCTTCGCCGTCGTGCGGATATGCCCGTCGCGATTGGCGACATTGTCGAACTGGTTGGCCCAGATCGCGCCGCCGGGCTCGCTGGCGGCAAGCTGTGCGGCGAGGCGGCCAGACACCTTCACGTAGTTGTTCGGGTTCTTGTACGGCACCGCAGGAACCTCAATCAATTCGGCGCCATAGAGCCGCAGGGCCTGCTTCTTTTCCTCACTCTGCGTCTCGGGGATGACGATGACGGTCCGGTATCCGAGCGCGCGCGCGACCATGCTGAGCCCGATCCCGGTGTTGCCGGCGGTGCCCTCGACGATGACGCCGCCCGGCTCGAGCTGTTTCTTCGCGATCGCGTCCTCGATGATGAACAGCCCTGCACGGTCCTTAACCGACTGTCCGGGGTTGAGAAATTCGGCCTTGCCGAGGATTTCGCATCCGGTCAGCTCCGAGGCCCGGTTCAGACGGATGAGGGGCGTGTTGCCGATTGTCTGAAGAACGTTGGCGGACACTTGCATGATGGTGAAATCCTCAATTGAAAACCGGCCACCGTCGTGGCCCTCGCTCCTAAAAGCTAGGACTCGGAAGGGGTTAGGACAAGAAATCTGATGCCCTTGATGGGCCTGTCTGCTGGTAGGATTATTCGCGAAACTCCCAATCTGTGAAAAGCGGATCGTTTCCGGCCCAAGTTGGTGCGGTGGAACGTTTCCACGCGGCGGAACAACGATGGCGAGCCGGCTCGATATTGCCGACATATGGTTCAACACGCTTGCCGCCAGCCGGGCACCTGCTAAACTTCTTTTCAAACGTGACTCTTTTTTGCCGCCAGGGCCGATCGGCCCGGCTGGCATGAGGACAGTGACTTGGACGATCGGCGTGACGAAACGGCGCCGGTTCGTGGTGACAAGTCCGGCGATGATGAGGCGCGCACGCACAACGATGCGCAGCCTTCGACGCCGGACAAAGGCGAAACCGGAGATCGGGTGCAGCACCAGTCTGCCTCGAAACGGTCGCGCCGCCGCCGCCGCCGGAAGAGAGGGAAGCGACACGGCGATGCCGTGGCGTCGCAGACGGTGACTGAAACAGGCGCCGGCGATGGCGCGTGCGCGCAACCAGGTTCCAAGGAAAACGCTCCGAATTCCGTGACGCCGAACGGCGGCGGCCAAGTTTCTACAAGCGCTGGGGAAGGAAACCCTGCCTCGGCACCGGCAAGCGGCCGCAAGCGGCGGACCCGGGCGCGCCGGCGTCGTGGCGGCAAGGGCAGCGCGCCGAAACCGCTGCAGACAACGGAATTGCCGAATACCTCGGCGCAGGAATTGGCCGCCGGACAGGCGGCGCCACAAGCACAATCGGCGCCGGAACAACAGAAACGCGATCCCGGAGCCGACGCACCGCAACAGGGCGCGCGTCGCGTTGCTGCGCCGGCGACACCGCGCCGCAAGCAGGACCTCTATGCAGCGCTCGATCTCGGCACCAACAATTGCCGTCTTTTGATCGCCGAACCGCTGGAGCGCGGTTTCAAGGTGGTGGATGCATTCTCCCGCATCGTCCGGCTGGGCGAGGGGATCTCGCATTCCGGCCGGCTGAGCGACGATGCCATGGACCGGGCGATCTCCGCCCTGCATGTCTGTCGCAAAAAGCTGAGCGACCGTGGCGTCGAACGCGCCCGGCTAATCGCGACCGAGGCCTGCCGTATCGCCGACAATGGCGAGGGCTTCATCACCCGTATCGAGGAAGAAACCGGGCTGGCGCTGGAGATCGTCAATCGCGAGACCGAAGCGCGCCTCGCCGTTGCCGGTTGCGCCACGCTGATCGATCGCGAGGCCGAGGGCGTCGTCCTGTTCGATATCGGCGGCGGCTCATCGGAACTGGTCTGGCTCGACCTGCGCAACCGCACCTATCAGCGCGGTGTGGCGCTGACCCGTTTCATCCGCTCCTGGATGTCTTTACCACTTGGCGTCGTCACGCTGTCGGAGCGCCATGGCGGGGTTCACGTAACGCCGGAGATCTTCGAGGAAATGGTGGCCGATGTCCTCGAGGCGCTCGAAGGCTTCGGTGAAGCGGAGTCGCTTGCCAAAGCGGTCGCGCGCGGGCAGGTGCATATGCTCGGCACGTCCGGTACGGTAACGACGCTCGCAGGCATTCACCTCGATCTCGCACGCTACGATCGTCGCCGGGTCGATGGAACCTGGCTTGAGGGCACCGCCATGACGGCAATGATCCAGAAACTGGTCGCCATGCCGTTCGAGGAGAGGGTCGCCAATCCTTGCATCGGCGCCGACCGGGCCGATCTGGTGCTCGCCGGCTGTGCGATCCTCGAGGCGATCCATCGTAAATGGCCCTGTCCGCGCCTGCGGGTTGCCGACAGGGGACTCCGCGAGGGCATTCTGGTCGAACTGATGGCCGCCGACGGCGTCTGGCGGCGGCGGCGTTCGCGCACACGCCGGCCTCGTTGAGAACAGGAGAGGACGCGATGAGCCAGAAATCCGGAGAACGCGGCAGCAGCGGACGCGGCAGCAGTGGACGGGGCATCAAGCAGCGCCTCAAGACCGCCAAGAAGCGCACGCCGTCGTCGCAACGCTGGCTCGAGCGACAGCTGAACGATCCCTACGTCGCGCGGGCAAAGGCCGAAGGATACCGGTCGCGCGCCGCCTACAAGCTGCTCGAGATCGACGACAAGCACAATCTGTTGAAGAAGGGCATGCGGGTGGTCGACCTCGGCGCCGCGCCCGGCGGCTGGTCGCAGGTCTCCGTCGCCCGCACCGGTTCGACGGACGACAACATTCTGGTCGTCGGCATCGACTATCTCGGCATGGAGCCGATCGCCGGGGTGACGCTGCTGGAAAAGGATTTCCTCGACGACGATGCACCCGACATGCTGCGCGACGCACTTGGTGGTCACAACGCCGATATCGTGCTCTCGGACATGGCAGCACCGACGACGGGCCACAAGAAGACCGACCACCTTCGCATCATGCATTTATGCGAAGTGGCGCTTGAATTCGCCCGCGAGGTGCTCGTGCCTGGCGGGGCTTTCCTTGCCAAGGTTTTTCAGGGCGGGACCGAGCACACGCTGCTTGCCGACCTGAAACGGGATTTCACCGCCGTCTTCCACGTCAAGCCGGCCGCGAGCCGCGCCGATTCCGCCGAGCTCTATGTGCTGGCCAAGGGGTTCCGTGGGCGGCGCGACGACGACCGCGGCGACCGCGACGAAATGAATATCAGCGAAGACGAATGAATATCGCCCGGCGGCTTTCCAAGTCGCCGGTCGCGTGATATTCACCACCGCCAATCTTTTCAGCCTGTGCCGATTCCATCGGGTGCCTCCATTTTTCGTGAGTCAGCCGGGTCGGCGGGCATTTTGTGCGGAGAATTGGCATGCCCGTCTTTTACGAACCGGCCCACAGCCGGGAAGCTCTCACCTTCGATGACGTCCTTATCCTGCCTGGTCATTCCGAGGTGATGCCCGGCGAGGTCGACATTCGTTCGCATGTTACCTCCACGCTCGATCTGAACCTTCCGATCATTTCCTCGGCGATGGACACCGTTACCGAAGGCAAGCTCGCGATCGCCATGGCCCAGGCCGGCGGTCTCGGCGTCATTCACCGCAACCTGACGCCGGAGCAGCAGGCCGAAGAGGTCCGCCAGGTCAAGAAGTTCGAATCCGGCATGGTGGTCAATCCGGTCGTCATCGGTCCCGACGCAACGCTCGCCGATGCGCTCGCGCTCATGAAGCAGTACGGGATTTCCGGCATTCCGGTGGTCGAGAACGGCGGCTCGGGCGCTCAGCAGCCGGGCCGGCTGGTTGGTATCCTCACCAACCGCGACGTCCGTTTCGCCTCCAATCCCGGGCAGCGCGTCTACGAACTGATGACACGGGAAAACCTGATCACGGTCAGCGACAACGTCAGCCAGGAAGAAGCCAAGCGCCTGCTGCATCATCACCGCATTGAAAAGCTGCTGGTGGTCGACGACAAGTACAATTGCATCGGCCTCATCACCGTCAAGGACATGGAGAAGTCGCAGCTCAACCCAAACGCCTCGAAGGACGAGCAGGGCCGGTTGCGCGTCGCGGCCGCGACCACCGTCGGCGATGACGGTCTCGAGCGCAGCGAGCGGCTGATCGATGCCGGCGTCGACCTGATCGTTGTCGATACCGCGCACGGTCATTCGGAACGCGTGCTTCAGTCGGTCACCAAGATCAAGGCGCTTTCGAACCGGGTGCAGGTGATCGCCGGCAACATCGCAACGCCGGAAGGTGCGCTTGCGCTCATCGATGCCGGTGCGGACGCCGTCAAGGTCGGCATTGGTCCGGGCTCGATCTGCACCACCCGCATCGTCGCCGGCGTTGGCGTGCCGCAGCTCACCGCCATTCTGGATACCGTCGAAGTCGCGTCCAAGCAGGGCATTCCGGTGATCGCCGATGGCGGCATCAAATACTCCGGTGACCTTGCTAAGGCGCTCGCCGCCGGCGCGTCCTGCGTCATGGTCGGCTCGCTGCTGGCCGGCACGGATGAAAGCCCCGGCGAGGTCTATCTCTACCAGGGCCGTTCCTACAAATCCTATCGCGGGATGGGTTCGGTCGGCGCCATGGCGCGCGGTTCGGCGGATCGCTACTTCCAGGCGGAAGTGCGCGATTCCCTGAAGCTCGTGCCGGAAGGCATCGAAGGTCAGGTGCCCTACAAGGGGCCGCTCGCCAGCGTGCTGCATCAGCTCGCCGGCGGCCTGCGCGCCGCGATGGGCTACGCCGGTGCCCGCGATCTCGAGGATTTCAGGAACAAGGCGCGGTTCGTGCGCATCTCGGGTGCGGGCCTGCGCGAAAGCCACGCACACGACGTGACCATCACCCGCGAAAGCCCGAACTACCCGAGCCAGAGCTGATCGCGCTACGACGCAGTGAACGAAAAACAAAAACCGCGGTCGAAGCAAATTCGACCGCGGTTTTTTGTTACCGAGATGGCGGTTCAGTCCTGCCGGATCCAGCCGTGCGCCGTCAGCATTTCCTGCGGCCGAAAGCGGGCCTTGTAGTCCATCTTGGTCGATCCTTCGACCCAATAGCCGAGATAGACATAAGGAAGGCCCATGCGCCGCGCTCGTCGGATATGTTCGAGGATCATGTAGGTGCCGAAGCTGCGCTCGGGCCGGCTGGTGTCGAAGAACGAGTAGACCATCGATAACCCGTCGGAGAGGATGTCGGTAAGCGCGACCCCCAGGAGCGGACCATCGCCGACACCGGTGATACCGCTGTCGACACCGCGCGGACGATATTCGACGATCATCGTGTCGACATGGGTGTCCTCGATCATCATCGCATAATCCTTGACGCTCATGTCGGCCATGCCGCCATCGGCATGACGCGCGTCGAGATAGTCGCGAAACAGATCGTATTGTTCAGAGGTTGGCTCCAGCGCCATTTCCGTTCCGATAATGTCGGTATTGGCAGCCTCGACGCGGCGGAATGACTTCGTTTCGTGAAAGGCATCGACGACGACACGCACTGAAACGCAGGACCGGCAGTTCTCGCAGGCCGGACGATAGGCGATGTTCTGGCTGCGGCGGAAACCACCCTGGGTGAGAATGTCGTTCAGCGTTGCCGCGCGTTCACCGATCAGGTGCGTGAACACTTTCCGTTCCATGCGATCCGCCAGATAAGGGCACACAGCAGGGGCGGTCAGATAAAACTGAGGATTGTCGATCATGTGCCGCGTCATGGCGGTCTGCGAC
Coding sequences within:
- a CDS encoding amino acid ABC transporter substrate-binding protein; the encoded protein is MKTKLMPVLIGATFAAFATTASAATLDDVKAKGFIQCGVSQGLPGFSNPDDKGNWTGLDVDFCRAMAAAVFGDATKVKFTPLSAKERFTALQSGEIDVLPRNTTWTMSRDTALGLNFAGVNYYDGQGFMVRKSLGVASALELSGASVCTNTGTTTELNVADYFRANNMPYEIVAFEKADEVVQAYDAGRCDVYTTDASGLYAQRLKLTSPDEHTVLPEIISKEPLGPVVRQGDDQWFNIAKWTLFAQVNAEEMGVTMANVDEMKGSDNPSIKRMLGTEGAFGEPLGIGNDWAYQIVKQVGNYGEMFDRNVGPETPLGIARGVNALWSKGGLQYAPPIR
- a CDS encoding amino acid ABC transporter permease — its product is MAVADKRGQEDVPKVAWINDPKIRGLLYQALLVIGIVFIGYNIVTNAIINLERQNIASGFGFLDNTAGFAVTQSLIDYSEESSYGQAFLVGFLNTLLIAIIGIFFATVLGFVIGIARLSSNWVISRIAYVYIEVVRNVPLLLQIFFWYFAVLRAVPNPRNSVEIPGSIFLNNRGLFMPRPVMGDGAGVVGIAVLVAIAIIIVMARWARKRQMATGQQFHTFYVSLGILFGLPLIAFFAMGMPITLDFPALKGFNFAGGMKVIPEFVGLLLALSIYTASYIAEIVRAGILAVSHGQTEASYSLGLRPSPTLRLVIIPQAMRVIIPPLTNQYLNLTKNSSLAVAIAYPDLVSVFAGTVLNQTGQAVEVLSITMLVYLALSLLTSLFMNWFNARMALVER
- a CDS encoding amino acid ABC transporter permease — translated: MSNTDLSYVRTEFSDSLPPPSTQVGVIGWMRANLFSSVFNTVLTLFGIYLIYLLVPPLIQFALVDATWEGDGRESCLANHGACWAYVDAYFSQFIYGRYPDPERWRVDIVFASGILLLVPMLIPKVPFKRENAILLLGVYPVLAFVLLTGGNLDLDGFLLPDAVMAPSTLKFWVDFLIIAAAAVGLTKVITRMAESESNAPAIAIAVIFALIAVVMVVIDIDFGMRTVETDKWGGLLVTLVVAITGITASLPLGILLALGRRSKLPAVRLSSVIFIEFWRGVPLITVLFMSSVMLPLFLPEGVTFDKLLRALIGVALFSAAYMAEVVRGGLQAIPKGQHEGAQALGLTYWQMMGLIVLPQALKLVIPGIVNSFIALFKDTTLVLIIGLFDLLGQVQSSFTDPKWSTPFTSHTGYLFAALIFWVFCFSMSRYSIFMEKRLHTGHKR
- a CDS encoding ABC transporter ATP-binding protein, yielding MTEQSAEATGGTRSKLEISETEVAIEMVDVHKWYGDFHVLRDINLKVMRGERIVICGPSGSGKSTMIRCINRLEEHQRGQIIVDGIELTDDLKRIDEIRREVGMVFQHFNLFPHLTILENCTLAPIWVRKMPKKEAEDIAMHYLERVKIPEQALKYPGQLSGGQQQRVAIARSLCMNPRIMLFDEPTSALDPEMIKEVLDVMVGLAEEGMTMLCVTHEMGFARQVANRVIFMDAGQIVEQNEPEAFFNDPKHDRTKLFLSQILH
- a CDS encoding 3-mercaptopyruvate sulfurtransferase, giving the protein MTRKHLVSTDWLAEHIESPDVVLIDGSWYLEITKRNGYEEYLEEHLPGAVYFDIDDIADTASTLPHMLPNTTVFASKMRKLGIGDGQKIVIYDGEGYISAPRVWWTFRLMGVTDVVILEGGLPKWDDEQRPLDFGLVKRQERHFTARFDHGGVRDMDDVEKALATGSAQVVDTRAHGRFIGKDPEPREGVASGHMKGAINLPGADLLTIDGQLKDNDGIRAAIAEAGIDLSKPIITSCGSGVTASLLNFALEVIGHHDHSLYDGSWTEWVVAGKPIETGE
- a CDS encoding Ala-tRNA(Pro) hydrolase, with the protein product MTTQLFREDSYLTTCEATVVGVNDRGGIVLDRTIFYPTGGGQLGDSGSLERADGSTIAIATTVYGESKEEIVHVPAEGSTMPEAGEKVVCHVDWPRRYRHMRVHTALHLLSAVLPYPVTGGQISDGDGRLDFDIPEAGIDKDEVTEKVNELIAEDLPVSFEWISDEEMAAQPELVKTMSVKPPMGSGRVRLIRVGEDADLQPCGGTHVAATGEIGRISVTKIEKKGKQNRRVRIRLEETGDTA